A region from the Bradyrhizobium erythrophlei genome encodes:
- a CDS encoding alpha/beta fold hydrolase translates to MTADEKTFVTGDFRLQSGTVMPTVTIAYRTLGVLAPNRENVVLVTHGNTSGPQLIDPLGSTAEGSWNEIVGPGKAVDTNRFFAICPNMLGSSYGSTNAASIDPATGTRYGPRFPDITVGDIVATQRALLDHLGIERLVAIVGPSYGGFQAFQWAVDYPGMMKGIAAIVTAPLVPRERSDGNVARLLATLSKDPNWSGGDYYDRGGVLESMIQIRIATLKTYGIETRLHDTMSDPEEIEAAIRQEATRWAEGFDANSLVILAKALRGFDVTTQFSRIRSKVLYVLSRTDKLFPPELAPAVMQGLKEADVEADYFLLDSEYGHSASGRDAHKWAPRLRRFMESL, encoded by the coding sequence ATGACGGCGGACGAGAAGACCTTTGTTACCGGCGATTTCCGGCTGCAAAGCGGGACCGTCATGCCGACGGTGACCATCGCCTACCGGACGCTCGGCGTTCTGGCGCCGAATCGCGAGAATGTGGTGCTGGTCACCCACGGCAACACCAGCGGTCCACAGCTGATCGACCCCCTGGGATCGACGGCCGAAGGCAGCTGGAACGAGATCGTCGGCCCCGGCAAGGCGGTTGACACCAACCGCTTCTTTGCCATTTGCCCGAACATGCTCGGATCGTCTTACGGTTCGACCAACGCGGCGAGTATCGATCCCGCGACCGGCACGCGTTACGGGCCCCGGTTTCCCGACATCACCGTGGGCGATATTGTCGCCACCCAGCGCGCACTGCTCGATCATCTCGGCATCGAGAGACTGGTAGCGATCGTCGGCCCGTCCTATGGCGGTTTCCAGGCCTTCCAATGGGCGGTCGACTATCCCGGCATGATGAAGGGGATCGCGGCGATCGTCACGGCACCGTTAGTGCCGCGCGAGCGCTCCGACGGCAATGTGGCGCGCCTGCTCGCCACCCTGTCGAAGGATCCAAACTGGAGCGGTGGTGACTATTACGATCGCGGCGGCGTGCTGGAGAGCATGATCCAGATCCGCATCGCCACGCTCAAGACCTACGGCATCGAAACCCGGCTGCACGACACGATGAGCGACCCCGAAGAGATCGAGGCGGCGATCCGCCAAGAGGCCACGCGATGGGCTGAAGGCTTCGATGCGAACTCGCTGGTCATTCTGGCGAAAGCGTTGCGCGGCTTCGACGTCACGACGCAGTTTTCCAGGATCAGGTCGAAGGTTCTCTATGTGCTGTCGCGGACCGACAAACTGTTTCCGCCGGAGCTCGCTCCGGCCGTGATGCAGGGGCTGAAGGAAGCGGACGTCGAGGCCGACTACTTCCTGCTCGACAGCGAATACGGCCATTCGGCGTCCGGCCGCGACGCCCACAAATGGGCGCCGCGGCTGCGTCGGTTCATGGAAAGTTTGTGA
- a CDS encoding crotonase/enoyl-CoA hydratase family protein produces the protein MSEADAVLIERDGPVTIVSINRPHCRNAVDGATARKLYHAFLAFNADAEASVAVFTGTGGFFCAGADLKAVASGDPDKKREIGGHDSIAPMGPSRLRLSKPVIAAVEGFAVAGGMELALWADMRVVAEDAIFGVFCRRFGVPLIDLGTIRLPRLIGHSQAIDLILTGRPVGGPEALRMGLANRLVPRGETRAQAMALAKEIARFPQTCLRADRLSALRQWDLSEEAAIADEMRGGLEVIASGETLSGATRFASGAGRHGAFGESK, from the coding sequence ATGTCCGAGGCCGACGCCGTGCTGATCGAACGTGATGGACCGGTGACCATCGTTTCCATCAACCGCCCGCATTGCCGCAACGCCGTCGACGGCGCCACGGCGCGGAAACTGTACCACGCGTTTCTCGCGTTCAACGCTGATGCGGAAGCCTCCGTCGCGGTGTTCACCGGTACCGGCGGTTTTTTCTGCGCCGGCGCTGACCTGAAGGCGGTGGCGTCAGGCGATCCCGACAAGAAGCGCGAGATCGGCGGTCACGATTCGATCGCGCCGATGGGGCCGAGCCGGCTGCGGCTTTCAAAACCCGTGATCGCGGCGGTCGAGGGTTTTGCGGTTGCCGGCGGTATGGAACTGGCGCTGTGGGCGGATATGCGCGTGGTCGCCGAGGACGCCATCTTCGGCGTGTTCTGCCGTCGCTTCGGCGTGCCGCTGATCGATCTCGGCACCATCCGGCTGCCGCGGCTGATCGGTCACTCCCAGGCCATCGACCTCATTTTGACCGGCCGCCCGGTCGGAGGCCCCGAAGCGCTGCGCATGGGCCTGGCCAATCGCCTGGTGCCCAGGGGCGAAACGCGCGCGCAGGCGATGGCGCTGGCCAAGGAAATCGCACGGTTCCCGCAGACCTGCCTGCGCGCCGACCGGCTGTCGGCATTGCGGCAATGGGATCTGTCGGAAGAAGCGGCGATCGCCGATGAAATGCGCGGCGGGCTCGAGGTGATCGCCTCCGGCGAAACGCTGTCGGGCGCGACCCGCTTTGCCTCCGGCGCCGGCCGCCACGGCGCCTTCGGCGAAAGCAAATAA
- a CDS encoding phosphoribosylaminoimidazolesuccinocarboxamide synthase — MTTMLASDLPLPRIGRGKVRDIYAVGDDRVLLLTTDRISAFDVVMAETIPMKGAVLTQISAWWFNELEGVVHHHMISADADEIIREVPALQGHRASLAGRAMLCKRTTVFPIECVIRGYLSGSAWKEYAAHGTLAGEKLAPGLLESAKLEPAIFSPATKAETGHDENITIARMREILGDEVTYTLESMTRAVYTLGEKLSRDRGIVIADTKFEFGRDKDGHIILIDEVMTPDSSRFWAADAYKPGQPQPSFDKQPLRDYLDAERRAGRWNGDAPPPPLPASVVEATSKRYLEAYRRITGSELSI, encoded by the coding sequence ATGACGACCATGCTCGCCAGCGACCTGCCCCTTCCCCGGATCGGGCGCGGCAAGGTCCGCGATATCTACGCCGTCGGCGACGACCGCGTATTACTGCTGACCACCGACCGCATCAGCGCCTTCGACGTCGTCATGGCCGAGACCATTCCGATGAAGGGCGCGGTGCTGACCCAGATCAGCGCATGGTGGTTCAACGAGCTCGAGGGCGTGGTTCATCATCACATGATCAGTGCCGATGCCGACGAAATCATCCGCGAGGTGCCGGCGCTGCAGGGACATCGGGCCTCGCTCGCCGGGCGCGCGATGCTGTGCAAGCGCACCACCGTGTTTCCGATCGAATGCGTGATCCGCGGTTATCTTTCGGGCTCGGCGTGGAAGGAGTACGCCGCCCATGGCACGCTGGCCGGCGAAAAGCTCGCGCCGGGACTGCTCGAGAGCGCAAAACTGGAGCCTGCGATCTTCAGCCCGGCGACCAAGGCCGAAACCGGCCACGACGAGAACATCACCATCGCGCGCATGCGCGAGATTCTCGGCGACGAGGTGACTTACACGCTGGAAAGCATGACGCGGGCCGTCTATACGCTCGGCGAAAAACTCAGCCGCGACCGGGGCATCGTCATCGCCGACACCAAGTTCGAATTCGGCAGGGACAAGGACGGCCACATCATCCTGATCGACGAGGTGATGACACCGGACAGTTCACGGTTCTGGGCCGCCGACGCCTACAAGCCCGGCCAGCCGCAGCCGAGCTTCGACAAGCAGCCGCTGCGCGATTATCTCGATGCCGAACGCCGCGCCGGCCGCTGGAACGGCGACGCGCCGCCGCCGCCGCTGCCGGCCAGCGTCGTCGAGGCCACCAGCAAGCGCTACCTCGAGGCCTATCGGCGGATTACGGGAAGTGAGCTGAGCATCTAG
- a CDS encoding SLC26A/SulP transporter family protein: MVNQSVSLGPKLRRALHDVLSGSAASVLTITFGLSYALLIFAGPLAPYLSYGVAATFISSAILAAVIALGSSLPFAIAGPESSTAAMTGILASSLVERMTVADTTAPLLAPVLITLGLAGVVTGIVLCGCGMTRMGRAIRYVPYPVVGGFLGATGCLILLGAVRVITGHRVQFGILDQFANPLNLYELAAACVMAIVLYLTWHRSRGPFGLPIILFAGIIFAHVAFRLAGISIADAQAAGWTFQPPPHVTYMLPWSATAIGHYPWRILPDLSGDLVAVVFVTASSALFNTAGTEVAVHREANLERELSVTGLANMLSGAFGGYTGCISVSRSVLAFNGGGRGRLAGMTVAAISALMLAVAPMLLGYMPKFVLGGLLIYLGADQLHKWIIQSRRRLSSTEYLSLLAIIVIIVQWGFIAGILIGVVIGCATFALSASRVDSIKYSFDGSEFRSSLDRSRDDQAVLSAHGDQIQGLNLQSYLFFGSANRLYQHVKALLARHPECRFLVFDFKLVTGIDSSAAYSFAQIKRAAHDRGVKLMLVHLPAAAEKALRSSDFISREVSIVPELDHALEWCENAIIAGHSDHESEEASLRDWFSQILGAEHDAHDLIQRCQRIEVDAGEIIVSAGEAADSMHFILEGRVGIMIPAEQGRITRVRSLGRYTTIGEMGLVSHAPRSATIQAEVASVLYVLSTDQFEAIKSENPELGQKLLTYFVSVMAERLTFANRTIAVLRR, from the coding sequence GTGGTCAATCAATCCGTCAGTCTCGGTCCGAAACTGCGCCGAGCGCTTCACGACGTGCTCAGCGGCAGTGCCGCCAGCGTCCTGACGATCACCTTCGGACTATCCTACGCGCTGTTGATCTTCGCGGGTCCCTTGGCGCCCTATCTGTCCTATGGCGTCGCCGCCACCTTCATTTCATCCGCCATTCTCGCTGCCGTCATCGCGCTCGGCAGCTCCCTGCCGTTCGCGATCGCGGGCCCCGAAAGTTCCACGGCGGCCATGACCGGAATCCTGGCGTCGTCGCTGGTTGAACGAATGACTGTCGCCGATACGACCGCGCCGCTGCTGGCGCCGGTCCTGATCACGCTCGGCTTGGCTGGCGTCGTCACTGGCATCGTGTTGTGCGGCTGCGGCATGACGCGGATGGGGCGCGCGATCCGCTATGTGCCTTACCCGGTGGTCGGCGGATTTCTCGGCGCCACCGGCTGCCTGATCCTGTTGGGCGCCGTCCGCGTCATCACCGGCCACCGCGTGCAATTCGGAATCCTCGATCAGTTCGCGAATCCCTTGAATCTGTACGAGCTGGCGGCGGCCTGCGTCATGGCGATCGTGCTGTATCTGACCTGGCACCGCTCCCGTGGTCCGTTCGGACTGCCGATCATTCTGTTCGCGGGCATTATCTTCGCGCATGTCGCATTCCGGCTGGCCGGCATCTCGATTGCCGACGCGCAGGCGGCCGGCTGGACCTTCCAGCCGCCGCCGCACGTCACTTACATGCTGCCGTGGAGCGCAACCGCCATCGGGCACTACCCCTGGCGCATCCTGCCCGACCTCTCGGGCGATCTGGTTGCGGTCGTCTTCGTCACTGCGTCGAGCGCCTTGTTCAACACCGCCGGTACCGAGGTTGCCGTTCACCGCGAAGCCAATCTCGAAAGGGAGTTGAGCGTCACCGGCCTCGCCAACATGCTTTCGGGTGCGTTCGGCGGCTATACCGGCTGCATCTCCGTCAGCCGTTCCGTGCTCGCCTTCAACGGCGGCGGCAGAGGCCGGCTGGCGGGAATGACGGTTGCCGCGATATCGGCGCTGATGCTGGCGGTGGCTCCGATGCTGCTCGGCTACATGCCGAAATTCGTGCTCGGCGGCCTGCTGATCTATCTGGGCGCGGACCAGCTTCACAAATGGATCATCCAGTCGCGGCGGCGGCTTTCATCGACCGAATACCTGTCGCTGCTGGCCATCATCGTCATCATCGTGCAATGGGGCTTCATCGCCGGCATCCTGATCGGCGTCGTGATCGGTTGCGCGACGTTTGCGCTGAGCGCCTCCCGGGTCGATTCCATCAAATACAGCTTTGACGGCTCCGAATTCCGCAGCTCGCTCGATCGCTCGCGCGACGACCAGGCGGTGTTGTCGGCGCATGGCGACCAGATCCAGGGCCTCAACCTGCAGAGCTATTTGTTCTTCGGCTCCGCCAACCGGCTCTACCAGCACGTCAAGGCACTGCTGGCGCGTCATCCGGAATGCCGCTTCCTGGTTTTCGACTTCAAGCTAGTCACCGGCATCGATTCCTCGGCGGCCTACAGTTTCGCGCAGATCAAGCGCGCCGCCCATGACCGCGGCGTCAAGCTGATGCTGGTGCATCTGCCGGCCGCCGCCGAGAAAGCCTTGCGATCGAGCGACTTCATTTCGCGGGAAGTCAGCATCGTGCCTGAACTCGATCATGCGCTGGAATGGTGCGAGAACGCGATCATCGCTGGACATAGCGACCACGAAAGCGAGGAGGCTTCCTTGCGCGACTGGTTCAGCCAGATTCTCGGGGCCGAACACGATGCCCATGATCTGATCCAGCGTTGCCAGCGGATCGAGGTCGACGCCGGCGAAATCATCGTCAGCGCAGGCGAAGCCGCCGATTCCATGCATTTCATTCTTGAGGGCCGCGTCGGCATCATGATCCCCGCCGAGCAAGGACGGATCACGCGGGTACGCAGTCTCGGCCGCTACACCACGATCGGCGAGATGGGCCTCGTCTCCCATGCGCCGCGCAGCGCGACGATCCAGGCCGAAGTCGCCAGCGTTCTCTACGTCCTCAGCACAGATCAATTCGAGGCGATCAAGAGCGAGAATCCGGAGCTCGGCCAGAAGCTCCTGACCTATTTTGTCTCGGTCATGGCCGAGCGCCTGACCTTCGCCAACCGCACGATCGCGGTGCTGCGAAGGTAA